The Alcaligenes faecalis sequence TCAGGCCATGGAGTTTTTTGAAGGTTTGCGCGATGTACAAACTGGCCTGGCGCCACTGGCCGATGTTGGTCTGGATTACCTGAAACTGGGCCAACCTGTGCCCACGCTCTCAGGCGGTGAAGCGCAGCGTCTGAAGCTGGCGGCTTATCTGGCCCAGGCTTCGCGTACCCGTCTAAGCCAGGTGAAAGTCGCCAAGAAAGGCAATCTGTTCCTGTTCGACGAGCCCACCACCGGCCTGCACTTTGACGATATTGCCCGCCTGATGCGCGCCTTCCGCAAGCTGCTGGCCGCCGGTCACAGCCTGCTGATTATTGAGCACAATCTGGACCTGATCCGCGCGGCCGACTGGATTATTGACCTGGGCCCTGAAGGTGGCGAGCATGGTGGACAATTGTTGGGCGCGGGGACGCCTGACGACATCATGGCGCTGGCGCAATCGCACACCGGCCATGCCCTGAAAGAGTACGAACAAGCCATCCTGGGCAAAGGCTCGGCCCTGTTCCAGGAGCCTGCGGTAGATTACAAGGCTAGCTCGGGCGGCAGCAACGATGGCCAGATCGCCATCCTGAATGCGCGCGAGCACAATCTGAAAAACATCTCGGTACACATTCCGCACAACACCTTCACGGTGGTGACGGGTGTATCCGGTTCGGGTAAATCCACCCTGGCCTTCGACATTCTGTTTAACGAAGGTCAGCGCCGCTACCTGGAGTCCTTAAACGCGTACGCCCGTGCCATTGTGCAGCCAGCCGGTCAGCCCGATGTGGACGCGATTTACGGTATTCCACCTACCGTTGCCATTGAGCAGCGCACCAGCCGCGGGGGTCGCAAGTCTACCGTGGCCACCATGACGGAAATCCACCATTTCCTGCGCTTGCTCTATGTGAAGCTGGCCACCCAATACTGCCCGGACTGCAAGGTTCCTGTGGCCCCGCAAACGGCTGAGCAAATTGCCGCACAACTGCTGCGTGATCACAAGGGTGAGCATATTGGTTTGCTGGCTCCGCTGGTCACCGCTCGCAAGGGTTACTACACCGACCTGGCCAAATGGGCGCAAGGTAAGGGCTATACGCACTTGCGCGTGGATGGCGAATTCATCCCCGTCAACCCTTGGCCCCGTCTGGACCGCTACAGCGAACACACACTGGAACTGCCGGTAGCCGACCTGATTATTGACCCGCGCCACGAACTGCAACTGCGCCAAGCCATACGCGAGGCGCTGGAACTGGGCCACGGCTCCTTTAGTGTGCTGGCTCCATTGACGCCATCGGGCTCCCTGTCGCTGGAGCAACGCCGACAAGGTCAGCCGCTGTCCAATGCCAGCCAGCAACATTTCTCCGTCAAACGGGCCTGCCCCTGCTGCGGCACCAGCTTCCCCGAGCCGGACCCACGCATGTTCTCCTACAACTCCAAGCACGGCTGGTGCAAGGACTGCTTTGGTACGGGCTTGAAGCTGACCGGCTTCGACCAGGAACAAACGGGCGAGGAAAACAACTGGAACAACGGCTACGACGGCGAAGCCGTGGAATGCCCAAGCTGTCATGGCCAACGCTTGAACCCGGTCTCTCTGGCGTTTGAATGGCGCGACCAGTCCATTGCCAAGCTGGCCGGTTTACCCGTGGACGAAGCACAGACCTTTTTTGGCGGCCTGAACATGAGTGGCCGCGAAGCCGATATTGCGCGCGACATTCTGAACGAGATCCGCAGCCGTCTGGACTTCATGCACGAAGTGGGCCTGGGTTATCTGGCGCTGGACCGTGCTGCCCCCACCTTGTCGGGTGGTGAGGCCCAGCGTATCCGTCTGGCCGCCCAGTTAGGCTCGAACCTGCAGGGCGTCTGCTACGTGCTGGATGAACCCACCATCGGTCTGCATCCACGCGACAACCAGATTTTGCTGAACGCCATGGCGCGCCTGGAAGGCAATGGCAATACGCTGGTCGTTGTCGAGCACGATGAAGACACCATACGCCGCGCCCAACACATTATTGATATGGGCCCCGGCGCGGGTAAACGCGGCGGTGAAGTCATCGCCCAGGGCACGCTGGCAGAAATCGAGGCCAACCCCAATTCGCTGACTGGCCGCTATCTGCGCGAGCCGCTCAAACACCCCATGCAGGCACGCCGCCCCGTCCAGGCCGATGCACCCATGCTGACGGTCCACGATGCCAGCCTGCATAACCTGAACAAGGTCCAGGCCGGTATTCCACTGGGCAAACTCAGTCTGGTGACGGGCGTGTCAGGCTCCGGAAAATCCACTTTTGCCCGTGATGTGCTGCTGGATAACTTGCAGCGCGTTGTCGGCAGCAAAGAAAAACCCGTTTGGCAGGGTTGCTCCAGCATCAGTGGCTGGGAAAGCCTGGACCGCGTGCTGGAAGTGGACCAGACCCCGATTGGCAAAACCCCTCGCTCCTGCCCGGCCACCTATATCGGTTTCTGGGACGAAGTACGCAAACTGTTCGCCAACACCAACGATGCCCGCCTGCGCGGCTGGAGCGCGTCACGCTTTTCCTTCAATACCGGCGATGGCCGCTGCCCCTTGTGCGAAGGCCAAGGCATGCGCACCCTGGAAATGAGCTTCCTGCCGGATGTGAAGGTGCCTTGTGACGCCTGCCACGGCCAGCGTTTCAACCCGGAAACACTAGCCGTCACCTGGCGCGACGTCTCCGCCGGCCAGCTTTTGCAAATGGATGTAGACGAGGCCGTTGAATACTTTGCCGCACATCCTAAAATATTGCGCCCGCTGCAATTGATGCAAAGCGTGGGCCTGGGTTATCTGACCTTGGGTCAGCCCTCTCCCACCCTGTCCGGTGGCGAGGCGCAGCGCGTCAAGCTGGTCAGCGAACTGGTCAAGGCCCGTCTGGACGAAGGCCTGACCCGCACGGGCCGCGCCTACAAGGCTCCACACACCCTATACGTGCTGGACGAGCCTAGCGTGGGCCTGTCCATGGCGGATGTGGAAAAGCTGATTGTGGTGCTGCACCGACTGGTTGATGCCGGTCATACCGTGCTGGTGATTGAACATAATCTGGATTTGATTGCCGAAGCAGACTGGATTGTCGATCTGGGTCCCGAAGGCGGCTCGGGCGGCGGCAGGCTGGTGGTGCAGGGCACCCCGGATCAGGTACAGGCCAACCGTGCCTCGCATACCGGCATGGCCCTGGCGGAATTTTTAAAGGAACACGGCGCATGTATGGCCGATTTGAAGACAGACTAAAAGGCTATGCGCTGGAAATGCAGGGCTACCTGGGCCATATCCAGGCTCGTAGCCCGGAAGACTTAAGTACTGCTTTTGAAAAAATCGAACAGGCTCGTCAGGCCGGCCACTGGGTGGCCCTGGCGCTGGACTACGAACTGGCCGAGCTGTTCGAGCCCTGTCTGCCTGCTCGCGAGGCGGCGCCCCATGCTCCCCTGAACGCGCTGGTGTTTGAACAGGCGCAGGAAGTGGCTTTATGGGATGGTCAGGCAAAGCCCGAGTTGAAAATCAGCCTGCCAATCAGTCAGCAAAACTACCGGGATGCGCTGGCCCAGGTTCAGCAAGGTTTGCAAGCCGGGGATTTTTACCAGATCAACTACACCATGCCCCTGAACATTCAATCCGGCATGGCACCACGTGAACTCTATACCGCACTGGCCAGCCGCCACCCGGTGGCCTACGGTGCCTATCTGGATCTGGGTGATCGGCATATCCTGTCGCTTTCACCCGAGCTGTTTCTGGAAAAACGTGGCAATACCGTGTGGACCCGCCCCATGAAAGGCACACGCCCGCGCGATACCGACCCTGTTCAAGATCAGAAAAACGCCCAGGAGCTGCAAAACAGCCTGAAAGACCAGGCCGAGAACCTGATGATTGTGGATTTGTTGCGCAACGATCTGGGCCAGGTAGCCCGCACCGGCACCGTACAAACCACCAGCCTGTTCGATGTAGAGCAATATGCCTCGGTCTGGACCATGACGTCCAGCATTCAGGCCGACGTAGAGCCGGATTGCAGCCTGGAGACCCTGCTGCGCGCCCTGTTCCCCTGTGGTTCGATTACCGGCGCCCCCAAGCTGGCTGCCATGCAATGCATACGTCAACTGGAAACGCAGCGACGCGGTATTTACTGCGGCTCGGTCGGCTTCCTGAACCCCAACGGCGACCTGTCCCTGAATGTCAGCATCCGCAGTCTGGAACTGAACAATCAAGGCCAGGGGACGTTCGGCGTAGGCGGTGGCATCGTGCTGGATTCGGACCCGGACCAGGAATGGCTGGAGTGCTTGTGGAAAGCACGTGTATTGCAGGCCCCTGTAACACTGACTTAAAGGCAGCATCATGAGCCAAAGCAAACCTGAATTGATAGAAACCCTGCGGGTAGACGCGGACGGCCAAATCCCCCTGCTGGAACTGCATCTGGAACGCGTAGCACGCAGTTGTGCGGAACTGGGCTACGACTGGGACGCACAAACCTGGCTGCAGGCGATGCATGTGGCCCTGGGCCAGGCCCCCGTCAACACTGCCTTGCGGCTACGCATTCTGTGGAGCGCAACCGCCAGTGCGAAGGCCGAGGCTCAGAGGCTGCCTGCGCTGGAAGGCCCCGTGCAACTGTGCCTGTCCAAGACCCCTCTGCCAGCCCAGGACCCGCTGCTTTCGCACAAGACCACGCATCGCCCCTGGTATCAGGACGCCGCTGCCCTGCTGGAAAAGCATCCCCAACTCTTTGATGTGATTTTTCTGGATACGCAAAACCGGGTTTGCGAAGGCAGCCGAAGCAATATCTATATCAAGGATGAACAGGGCCACTGGTG is a genomic window containing:
- the uvrA gene encoding excinuclease ABC subunit UvrA, giving the protein MSSEIRIFGARQNTLKNLNVRIKTGELLVITGVSGSGKSSLAFDTLYAEGQRRYVETFSPYARQFLDRMDKPQVDRIEGILPAIAIDQVNPVRNSRSTVGTMTELNDYIKLLYARLGELYCRQCAQPVRRDNADSIAQQIRQLAVDHDDPRLVLTFAVKVPANFTQQEIETLLHQQGYTRLHHEETQTVTVSSSTKKGKSSKTASTEQKLLYVIQDRFRASTVEPERFMEAIEAALRHGQGKLTVYASASADGPETAWRFSQGLHCAQCDIEYSTPVASTFSFNSPLGACESCRGFGRVMGIDYGLVVPDPSKSLLEGAIRPWQTASYKECQVEMERYAPAAGVRLGVPWKDLSQEERDWVINGTPDWKGGNQAWKTQWYGAQRFFDWLESRAYKMHVRVLLSKYRSYNTCPACAGSRLKPEASLWRVGDQAAPADSRYPRFMPVHSNWLREQLDAMPGLSVPDLMRLPIEHVRTFFRGLHFGDARDAAIDLLLKETLSRLDYLCDVGLSYLSLDRQSRTLSGGEVQRINLTTALGTSLVNTLFVLDEPSIGLHPRDMHRIIEVMHRLRGNGNTLVVVEHDPQVMVAADRILDMGPGPGERGGQILFDGSPQALRGAETLTGRYLSGELSIESPRPMPVAENTPRLLLEDVSAHNLRHISVSIPLGRLVCVTGVSGSGKSTLIQDVLYPAILKQQGKPTEAPGPYGALLGAEQIAEVVMVDQTPIGKTARSNPASYVGAFDPIRKLFAQAPLSKERSYTPGTFSFNSGDGRCPTCGGTGFEHIEMQFLSDVYLRCPDCDGKRFRPEVLEVRIEHFGRSASIDEVLDMTVHQAMEFFEGLRDVQTGLAPLADVGLDYLKLGQPVPTLSGGEAQRLKLAAYLAQASRTRLSQVKVAKKGNLFLFDEPTTGLHFDDIARLMRAFRKLLAAGHSLLIIEHNLDLIRAADWIIDLGPEGGEHGGQLLGAGTPDDIMALAQSHTGHALKEYEQAILGKGSALFQEPAVDYKASSGGSNDGQIAILNAREHNLKNISVHIPHNTFTVVTGVSGSGKSTLAFDILFNEGQRRYLESLNAYARAIVQPAGQPDVDAIYGIPPTVAIEQRTSRGGRKSTVATMTEIHHFLRLLYVKLATQYCPDCKVPVAPQTAEQIAAQLLRDHKGEHIGLLAPLVTARKGYYTDLAKWAQGKGYTHLRVDGEFIPVNPWPRLDRYSEHTLELPVADLIIDPRHELQLRQAIREALELGHGSFSVLAPLTPSGSLSLEQRRQGQPLSNASQQHFSVKRACPCCGTSFPEPDPRMFSYNSKHGWCKDCFGTGLKLTGFDQEQTGEENNWNNGYDGEAVECPSCHGQRLNPVSLAFEWRDQSIAKLAGLPVDEAQTFFGGLNMSGREADIARDILNEIRSRLDFMHEVGLGYLALDRAAPTLSGGEAQRIRLAAQLGSNLQGVCYVLDEPTIGLHPRDNQILLNAMARLEGNGNTLVVVEHDEDTIRRAQHIIDMGPGAGKRGGEVIAQGTLAEIEANPNSLTGRYLREPLKHPMQARRPVQADAPMLTVHDASLHNLNKVQAGIPLGKLSLVTGVSGSGKSTFARDVLLDNLQRVVGSKEKPVWQGCSSISGWESLDRVLEVDQTPIGKTPRSCPATYIGFWDEVRKLFANTNDARLRGWSASRFSFNTGDGRCPLCEGQGMRTLEMSFLPDVKVPCDACHGQRFNPETLAVTWRDVSAGQLLQMDVDEAVEYFAAHPKILRPLQLMQSVGLGYLTLGQPSPTLSGGEAQRVKLVSELVKARLDEGLTRTGRAYKAPHTLYVLDEPSVGLSMADVEKLIVVLHRLVDAGHTVLVIEHNLDLIAEADWIVDLGPEGGSGGGRLVVQGTPDQVQANRASHTGMALAEFLKEHGACMADLKTD
- the pabB gene encoding aminodeoxychorismate synthase component I; this encodes MYGRFEDRLKGYALEMQGYLGHIQARSPEDLSTAFEKIEQARQAGHWVALALDYELAELFEPCLPAREAAPHAPLNALVFEQAQEVALWDGQAKPELKISLPISQQNYRDALAQVQQGLQAGDFYQINYTMPLNIQSGMAPRELYTALASRHPVAYGAYLDLGDRHILSLSPELFLEKRGNTVWTRPMKGTRPRDTDPVQDQKNAQELQNSLKDQAENLMIVDLLRNDLGQVARTGTVQTTSLFDVEQYASVWTMTSSIQADVEPDCSLETLLRALFPCGSITGAPKLAAMQCIRQLETQRRGIYCGSVGFLNPNGDLSLNVSIRSLELNNQGQGTFGVGGGIVLDSDPDQEWLECLWKARVLQAPVTLT
- a CDS encoding aminotransferase class IV, translating into MSQSKPELIETLRVDADGQIPLLELHLERVARSCAELGYDWDAQTWLQAMHVALGQAPVNTALRLRILWSATASAKAEAQRLPALEGPVQLCLSKTPLPAQDPLLSHKTTHRPWYQDAAALLEKHPQLFDVIFLDTQNRVCEGSRSNIYIKDEQGHWWTPPAQGWLLPGVQRQALLNSGLARETDISLDDLLNAKAIRISNALRGWQDALLVQDPV